From Pseudomonas hefeiensis, one genomic window encodes:
- a CDS encoding cobalamin-binding protein, with protein MTRWLAVLLLAVSASTMAAQRVVSLAPSLSEIVAELDSADLLVGVLDGGDRPLALKDLPSVGRYGQLDMERLLSLRPDLLLLWPGSVGNAQRQQLKGLKIPVYVAEPHSLDQLITQIEDIATQLGRPERGVKRAAQLRGRLEALRQRYRRDTPLPVFYQVWDRPLYTVGGEQIISDALAVCGARSVFADLTLPAPQVSVESVLQRNPQIILATDQAQLDAWKAWPQLAAVAQERLLLVTDKGLERPSGQMIEATARLCGLIAPDR; from the coding sequence ATGACCCGCTGGCTGGCGGTCCTGCTGTTGGCCGTCAGCGCCTCGACGATGGCGGCCCAGCGTGTGGTCAGCCTGGCTCCTTCTTTGTCTGAAATCGTGGCTGAGCTGGATTCCGCCGACCTGCTGGTGGGCGTGCTGGATGGCGGCGATCGGCCCTTGGCGTTGAAAGACCTGCCTTCTGTGGGCCGTTATGGGCAATTGGATATGGAGCGCTTGCTCAGTCTCAGGCCCGATCTGCTCCTGCTCTGGCCGGGCAGCGTTGGCAACGCCCAACGCCAGCAGCTCAAGGGGTTGAAGATTCCCGTCTACGTTGCCGAGCCCCACAGTCTCGACCAACTCATCACCCAAATTGAAGACATCGCCACGCAACTCGGCCGTCCGGAACGGGGTGTGAAGCGAGCAGCGCAGTTGCGCGGGCGCCTTGAGGCGTTGCGTCAGCGCTACCGGCGTGACACGCCGTTGCCGGTGTTCTATCAGGTCTGGGACCGGCCGCTGTACACCGTTGGCGGCGAACAGATCATCAGCGATGCGTTGGCGGTTTGCGGGGCGCGCAGTGTGTTTGCCGACCTCACCCTACCGGCACCGCAGGTGAGCGTTGAGTCAGTGTTGCAGCGCAATCCGCAGATCATCCTGGCCACGGACCAGGCCCAGCTCGACGCCTGGAAAGCCTGGCCGCAGTTGGCGGCGGTGGCGCAGGAACGGTTGTTGTTAGTCACTGACAAGGGGCTGGAACGGCCCAGTGGGCAGATGATCGAGGCGACGGCGCGGTTGTGCGGGCTAATTGCGCCGGACAGATAA
- a CDS encoding exodeoxyribonuclease VII small subunit: MARKKAALDFEQSLADLQTLVERLENGELSLEDSLTAFEQGIGLTRDCQAALAQAEQKVQLLLERDGELTEEPFDADQPE; the protein is encoded by the coding sequence ATGGCCCGCAAAAAAGCTGCACTGGACTTCGAACAATCGCTGGCCGACCTGCAAACGCTGGTCGAGCGGCTGGAGAACGGCGAGTTGTCGCTGGAAGACTCGCTGACCGCCTTCGAGCAGGGTATCGGCTTGACTCGCGACTGCCAGGCGGCGCTGGCCCAGGCCGAGCAAAAGGTGCAATTGTTGCTCGAGCGCGATGGTGAGCTGACCGAAGAGCCTTTCGACGCGGACCAGCCTGAATGA
- the ribA gene encoding GTP cyclohydrolase II — protein MPVVFVAASKLPTPFAQFTMHGFLDEATGREHVVLSLGDFADGAPVLGRLHSECLTGDALFSQRCDCGSQLEAALQAIAREGRGVLLYLRQEGRGIGLLNKIRAYELQDGGADTVEANERLGFAADLRDYSICLPMLEHLGIKSLRLMTNNPRKVKAMTDMGIVVAERVPLHTGHNPHNKLYLATKASKLDHMMGNEHQGEVDRA, from the coding sequence GTGCCTGTCGTTTTTGTTGCCGCTTCCAAGCTGCCAACGCCCTTTGCGCAATTCACCATGCATGGTTTTCTCGATGAAGCCACCGGCCGCGAGCACGTTGTGCTGAGCCTGGGTGATTTCGCCGACGGAGCCCCGGTACTGGGCCGCCTGCACTCCGAATGCCTAACGGGCGATGCCTTGTTCAGCCAGCGCTGCGATTGCGGTTCGCAACTTGAAGCCGCGCTGCAGGCCATTGCCCGCGAAGGCCGCGGCGTGCTGCTTTACCTGCGCCAGGAAGGTCGCGGCATTGGCTTGTTGAACAAGATTCGCGCCTATGAGCTGCAAGATGGCGGCGCCGATACCGTCGAAGCCAACGAACGCCTGGGGTTTGCCGCCGACCTGCGTGACTACAGCATCTGCCTGCCGATGCTCGAGCATCTGGGCATCAAGTCGTTGCGCTTGATGACCAACAACCCGCGCAAGGTCAAGGCGATGACCGATATGGGCATCGTGGTGGCCGAGCGCGTGCCGCTGCACACCGGCCACAACCCCCACAACAAACTTTACCTGGCGACCAAGGCCAGCAAGCTCGACCACATGATGGGTAACGAGCACCAGGGCGAGGTCGACCGGGCGTGA
- a CDS encoding TonB-dependent receptor domain-containing protein, whose product MKPHLALSLSLLPATNLLADTFERDQALKLPDVVISANRQVEARNDSSAANTVFTRDDIERLQPASVTDLLSRVPGVQVAPLGGRGSLPGIYIRGTKSAQSLVLVDGQRIGNSTSGDSNLQRLNINQIERVEVLRGSRSVIYGADAVGGVIQIFTRRGNEQGLQPRLHLGFGSHQTWERSLGLSGGDDRTRFNLGASLDESDGTNRTHESYASDRDLDANRNQSLSLSLSHGFNDDLEVGLNLLDNRGKSEYDNPFGRFDPNTFESLPQQPYSDFAVSSFSTYVDGRINEAWKSRLELGHSENREKTFDKLSDVREVFNTYRDSLTWQNDVTLDDRNSLIVGGDWYEDRINSSTPYDEDSRWNRAAFIQHRFRGETFSTELGVRRDQNQQFGARNSWSGTFTLPVNPDNDVLLTYSESFRAPTFNDLYYPDFSNPDLAPETAKSYELQWRNQLSDSARLEASLYRTDLEDAIIFGSNSRPQNVASARINGFEAALSQELFGWQSNLGLAIIDPRDRDSGHTLARRARRTLSLDLDRQFDRLSLGATWQAVSNSYDDENNRNALGGYALLGLRGSWALNREVKLEMKVDNLLDKGYSRALYSHEGGQYGYREEGRAWLFGVTWTPEL is encoded by the coding sequence ATGAAACCGCATCTCGCCCTCAGCCTTTCCCTACTGCCGGCCACCAACCTGCTGGCCGACACCTTCGAACGCGACCAAGCCCTCAAGCTCCCCGACGTGGTGATCAGCGCCAACCGTCAGGTCGAGGCCCGAAACGACAGCAGCGCCGCCAACACGGTGTTCACCCGTGACGACATCGAACGCCTGCAACCGGCCAGCGTGACCGACCTGCTCAGTCGTGTGCCGGGGGTGCAGGTGGCGCCCCTGGGCGGGCGTGGCAGCCTGCCAGGGATTTACATTCGCGGCACCAAATCGGCCCAGAGCCTGGTGTTGGTGGACGGCCAGCGCATTGGCAACTCCACCTCCGGCGACAGCAACCTGCAACGCCTGAACATCAACCAGATCGAACGGGTGGAAGTGCTGCGTGGTTCGCGCTCGGTGATCTACGGCGCCGACGCGGTGGGCGGAGTGATCCAGATCTTCACCCGTCGCGGCAACGAACAAGGCCTGCAACCGCGCTTGCATCTGGGTTTTGGCAGCCACCAGACCTGGGAGCGCAGCCTGGGGCTGTCCGGCGGTGATGATCGGACACGCTTCAACCTCGGCGCCAGCCTGGATGAAAGCGACGGAACCAATCGCACCCATGAGTCCTACGCCAGCGACCGGGACCTTGATGCCAACCGCAACCAGTCCTTGAGCCTGAGCCTGAGCCATGGGTTCAACGATGACTTGGAAGTCGGCCTGAACCTGCTGGATAACCGCGGCAAAAGCGAATACGACAACCCGTTCGGCCGCTTCGACCCGAACACCTTCGAGTCGCTGCCCCAGCAGCCCTACAGTGACTTCGCGGTGAGCAGTTTTAGCACTTATGTCGATGGACGCATCAACGAGGCGTGGAAATCGCGTCTGGAACTGGGCCACAGCGAGAACCGCGAAAAAACCTTCGACAAGCTCAGCGATGTCCGGGAAGTGTTCAACACCTACCGCGACTCGCTGACCTGGCAGAACGATGTGACGCTGGACGATCGCAACAGCCTGATCGTCGGTGGTGATTGGTATGAGGATCGGATCAACAGCAGCACACCGTATGACGAAGACAGCCGCTGGAACCGTGCAGCGTTTATCCAGCATCGCTTCCGGGGCGAAACGTTCTCCACCGAACTGGGCGTGCGGCGCGACCAGAACCAGCAGTTCGGTGCCCGGAATAGCTGGAGCGGCACGTTCACCCTGCCGGTGAATCCGGACAATGATGTGCTGCTGACCTACAGCGAAAGCTTCCGCGCACCGACCTTCAACGACCTGTACTACCCGGATTTCAGCAACCCGGACCTCGCGCCGGAAACCGCCAAAAGCTACGAACTGCAATGGCGCAACCAACTGAGCGATAGCGCCCGCCTGGAAGCTTCGCTGTACCGCACGGACCTGGAAGACGCGATCATCTTTGGCAGCAACTCACGCCCACAAAACGTCGCCTCGGCGCGAATCAACGGTTTCGAAGCAGCCCTGAGCCAGGAGTTATTCGGCTGGCAGAGCAATCTGGGCCTGGCCATCATCGACCCACGGGACCGTGACAGCGGCCACACCCTGGCCCGGCGCGCCCGCCGGACCTTGAGCCTGGACCTGGACCGCCAATTTGACCGTTTGAGCCTGGGCGCCACCTGGCAAGCAGTGAGCAACAGCTACGACGATGAAAACAACCGCAATGCCCTGGGCGGATATGCACTGCTCGGGTTGCGCGGCAGTTGGGCGTTGAACCGCGAGGTGAAGCTGGAGATGAAGGTCGATAACCTGCTGGACAAGGGCTATAGCCGGGCACTGTATAGCCATGAAGGTGGGCAGTATGGGTATCGTGAGGAAGGCCGGGCCTGGTTGTTTGGGGTGACCTGGACGCCGGAGCTCTGA
- a CDS encoding Fic family protein, with amino-acid sequence MAPHWIWQQPDWPGFRWQADALAPLLRECVQTQGQLLGMTGAVTASLSAQNELDALLQNIVTSSAIEGEQLNVGSVRSSLARRLGLEQAGENPVSPRSEGLANLLLDATRHFNQPLTVERLLEWHKWLFPDQTGDLAHREIRVGSLRGDDPMQVVSGRLDRPTVHFQAPPRQGLEHQLQAFIDWFESSRHQAEFDPLLRAGIAHFWFVTLHPFDDGNGRLTRTLTDLALAQGEAQAIRFYAMSVSILDDRAGYYRILESSQKATLDITDWLTWFLQTLSRSLHKAMTQIESVLGKTRFWQAHRASAFTPEQTKVLNRLLDGGERGFEHGISAAQYQTVAKVSKATATRHLAELREKGCLERLPGGGRSTRYRIHYPAD; translated from the coding sequence ATGGCACCTCACTGGATCTGGCAGCAGCCCGACTGGCCCGGTTTTCGCTGGCAGGCAGATGCGTTGGCGCCGCTGCTGCGCGAATGCGTGCAAACTCAGGGTCAACTGCTTGGCATGACTGGCGCGGTGACCGCCTCGCTCAGTGCCCAGAATGAACTGGATGCCCTTCTGCAAAACATCGTGACCTCTTCGGCCATTGAAGGAGAGCAGTTGAATGTGGGCTCGGTCCGCTCGTCTCTGGCACGACGCCTGGGCCTCGAGCAAGCCGGCGAAAACCCTGTCAGCCCGCGCAGTGAAGGCTTGGCGAACCTGTTGCTGGACGCCACCCGGCACTTCAATCAACCACTGACTGTCGAGCGATTGCTGGAATGGCACAAGTGGCTTTTTCCTGATCAGACAGGCGACCTTGCCCATCGTGAGATCCGCGTGGGTTCGCTGCGCGGCGATGATCCTATGCAGGTGGTCTCAGGCAGGCTGGACCGTCCCACCGTTCACTTCCAAGCGCCACCTCGCCAGGGTCTTGAGCACCAGTTGCAAGCATTCATCGACTGGTTCGAGTCCAGCCGCCATCAAGCCGAGTTCGATCCATTGCTACGCGCCGGCATCGCTCATTTCTGGTTTGTCACCTTGCATCCATTCGACGATGGCAATGGTCGCCTGACTCGCACGCTTACCGATCTGGCACTGGCCCAAGGAGAAGCTCAGGCGATCCGTTTCTACGCCATGTCCGTAAGCATCCTGGACGACCGCGCTGGCTATTACCGGATCCTTGAAAGCAGCCAAAAAGCGACACTGGACATCACTGACTGGCTAACCTGGTTTCTGCAAACCCTGTCGCGCAGCCTGCACAAAGCGATGACGCAGATCGAAAGTGTATTGGGCAAGACACGGTTCTGGCAGGCTCATCGAGCCTCAGCATTCACGCCCGAACAGACCAAAGTGCTGAACCGGTTGCTCGATGGTGGTGAACGCGGTTTTGAGCACGGCATCAGCGCAGCTCAATATCAGACCGTGGCCAAGGTCTCCAAGGCAACGGCAACGCGGCACCTTGCAGAGTTGCGGGAAAAAGGTTGTCTGGAGCGATTGCCCGGCGGGGGGCGCAGTACCCGGTACCGAATCCATTACCCAGCTGACTGA
- the nusB gene encoding transcription antitermination factor NusB, which yields MISDESDRFNPRDPKPADAGKPSKSVKRREARQLATQALYQWHMAKQSLNEIEAQFRVDNDFSDVDGAYFREILHGVPAHKTEIDIALAPCLDLTIEELDPVELAVLRLSTWELMQRVDVPYRVVINEGIELAKVFGSTDGHKFVNGVLDKLAPRLREAEVKAFKR from the coding sequence GTGATTAGCGACGAAAGCGATCGTTTCAACCCGCGCGATCCCAAGCCAGCCGATGCCGGCAAGCCTTCGAAGAGCGTCAAGCGTCGCGAAGCCCGTCAGCTCGCGACCCAGGCGCTGTATCAATGGCACATGGCCAAGCAATCGCTGAACGAGATCGAAGCGCAGTTTCGGGTCGACAACGATTTCAGTGACGTTGATGGCGCGTATTTCCGCGAGATCCTGCACGGCGTACCGGCCCACAAGACCGAGATCGACATTGCCCTGGCGCCTTGCCTGGACCTGACCATCGAAGAGCTGGACCCGGTTGAACTGGCGGTGTTGCGCTTGTCGACCTGGGAGCTGATGCAGCGCGTCGATGTTCCGTACCGCGTAGTGATCAACGAAGGGATCGAGCTGGCGAAAGTCTTCGGATCCACCGATGGGCACAAATTCGTCAACGGTGTACTCGATAAACTGGCCCCGCGTCTGCGTGAAGCTGAAGTGAAGGCGTTCAAGCGCTGA
- the thiL gene encoding thiamine-phosphate kinase: MGEFELIHHYFAAASCAQGGEGVALGIGDDCALLAVPPGEQLAVSTDTLVAGVHFPDPCDPFLLGQRSLAVAVSDLAAMGATPFAFTLALTLPTVTADWLQAYARGLNQMARACDVALVGGDTTRGPLSMTLTVFGRVPSGQALTRGGAQPGDWLCVGGELGNAAGALPLVLGQRTVEPDIAEPLLAHYWSPRPQTDLGLALRGKASAAMDISDGLLADCGHIALASGVALHVERDRLPLSKALVTFLGRANAAHAALSGGDDYVLLFTLPPVRLVALQAEGWPIHVIGRVVAGQGVVLLDGDGHDITPQIRGYQHFRETP; encoded by the coding sequence ATGGGTGAATTTGAGCTGATCCATCATTACTTCGCCGCCGCGTCTTGCGCGCAGGGCGGCGAGGGCGTTGCGCTCGGGATCGGCGACGACTGCGCCTTGCTGGCCGTTCCTCCCGGGGAGCAGCTGGCGGTGTCCACCGATACCCTTGTGGCCGGTGTGCATTTTCCTGATCCCTGCGACCCGTTCCTGCTCGGCCAGCGCTCGCTGGCCGTGGCGGTCAGTGACCTGGCCGCCATGGGCGCGACTCCTTTTGCATTTACCCTGGCCCTGACTTTGCCGACGGTGACCGCCGATTGGTTGCAAGCCTATGCCCGCGGTTTAAACCAGATGGCCCGGGCGTGTGATGTCGCGCTGGTGGGCGGTGATACTACGCGTGGGCCGCTGAGCATGACCCTGACCGTGTTCGGTCGCGTGCCGTCCGGCCAGGCCCTGACTCGCGGCGGCGCGCAACCCGGTGATTGGTTATGTGTCGGCGGCGAGCTGGGCAATGCCGCTGGCGCATTGCCGCTCGTCCTGGGTCAGCGTACCGTCGAACCTGATATCGCCGAGCCGCTGCTGGCGCATTATTGGTCGCCACGTCCGCAGACCGACCTCGGTCTGGCACTGCGGGGCAAGGCTAGTGCGGCGATGGATATCTCCGATGGCCTGCTGGCCGATTGCGGGCATATCGCCCTGGCGTCCGGTGTGGCGTTACACGTTGAACGCGACCGCTTGCCACTGTCCAAGGCTTTGGTAACGTTTCTGGGCCGCGCGAATGCTGCGCACGCCGCATTGAGCGGTGGTGACGATTACGTGCTGCTGTTCACCTTGCCACCTGTTCGACTGGTGGCGTTGCAGGCCGAAGGCTGGCCGATCCACGTGATCGGCCGCGTCGTGGCCGGGCAAGGTGTCGTGCTGCTCGACGGCGATGGGCACGACATCACCCCGCAAATCCGGGGCTATCAACATTTTCGGGAGACACCGTGA
- a CDS encoding substrate-binding periplasmic protein: MGASRALLLLLCLGICFGARAAEPTTLPGKVRAASEEWVDYSQADGKGMAWDILREVFEPAGVRLETRSVPYTRSIGLVQRGEVDVQVGAYLDESEGVLYPQWHYDVDHIYALGLASKPSPTLATVGNYRLVWMRGYEYDSYLPGIRSFNEIHRAVGILPMLVHDRADFYIDALTEIEDLLAKSENPQQFKLSSLINLPLYLGFADTENGRVLRDLFDRRMTELVKNGRLKPIFERWKQPYPFDENGKPAKP, from the coding sequence ATGGGCGCAAGCCGCGCACTGTTACTGTTGTTGTGTCTGGGGATCTGCTTCGGCGCGCGGGCGGCCGAGCCGACGACGCTGCCCGGCAAGGTGCGCGCGGCCAGCGAGGAATGGGTGGATTACTCCCAGGCTGACGGCAAGGGCATGGCGTGGGACATTTTGCGCGAGGTGTTCGAGCCAGCAGGCGTGAGGCTGGAAACCCGCAGCGTGCCGTACACCCGTTCAATCGGGCTGGTGCAGCGCGGTGAAGTCGATGTACAGGTCGGTGCTTATCTCGATGAGTCGGAAGGGGTGCTTTATCCCCAATGGCACTACGATGTGGACCACATCTATGCCTTGGGGCTGGCCTCCAAACCGTCTCCTACATTGGCGACGGTCGGCAACTATCGGCTGGTATGGATGCGTGGCTATGAATACGACAGCTACCTGCCAGGTATCCGCAGTTTCAACGAAATTCACCGCGCAGTAGGTATCCTGCCGATGCTGGTCCATGATCGGGCTGATTTTTATATCGATGCGTTGACGGAGATCGAGGACTTACTGGCCAAGTCTGAGAATCCCCAGCAATTCAAGCTTTCATCGTTGATCAACCTGCCGCTTTACCTGGGCTTTGCCGACACCGAAAACGGTCGGGTGCTACGGGACCTGTTTGACCGGCGCATGACGGAGCTGGTGAAGAACGGTCGACTGAAGCCGATTTTTGAACGCTGGAAACAACCCTATCCTTTCGATGAAAACGGCAAACCGGCGAAGCCGTAA
- a CDS encoding phosphatidylglycerophosphatase A family protein has product MTDHPNQVPAEFVPPSVWRNPWHFLAFGFGSGTLPKAPGTWGSLVALPFIPLWQMLPDWGYWLMLGITMLFGFWLCGKVADDLRVHDHEGIVWDEMVGMWITLWLVPEGWYWLLAGFLMFRFFDILKPWPIRWIDRKVHGGVGIMLDDVLAGVFAWLAMQGLVWCFT; this is encoded by the coding sequence GTGACAGATCATCCCAACCAGGTCCCGGCAGAATTCGTTCCGCCCTCGGTCTGGCGCAATCCCTGGCACTTCCTGGCGTTTGGCTTCGGTTCGGGCACTTTACCTAAAGCTCCGGGCACCTGGGGTTCGCTGGTTGCGCTACCCTTTATACCGTTGTGGCAAATGTTGCCGGACTGGGGCTATTGGCTGATGCTTGGCATCACCATGCTGTTCGGCTTCTGGCTGTGCGGCAAGGTGGCAGATGACCTGCGGGTGCATGATCATGAGGGTATCGTCTGGGACGAAATGGTCGGCATGTGGATCACCCTGTGGCTGGTGCCTGAGGGATGGTATTGGCTGTTGGCGGGTTTTCTGATGTTCCGCTTCTTCGATATCCTCAAGCCTTGGCCGATCCGCTGGATCGACCGGAAGGTGCATGGAGGCGTAGGCATCATGCTTGACGATGTATTGGCCGGGGTTTTTGCCTGGCTGGCTATGCAAGGATTGGTGTGGTGTTTCACCTGA
- a CDS encoding MFS transporter, translating to MTRGQVRRRLSVSWWQYLALALLPLFVINAVFGQGEAILPVLAMPLFIAGVASMFVSLRFFGAYKHALIATQKALDTPEEPQAWIALAARRRVAFLAACLPAWIGALAVFVGLEAVPLMLLALSTAVLFYLYRIPRQLG from the coding sequence GTGACGCGCGGTCAGGTCCGGCGGCGACTGTCCGTCAGTTGGTGGCAATACCTGGCTTTGGCCTTGCTGCCACTGTTTGTGATCAATGCGGTATTTGGCCAGGGTGAAGCGATTCTGCCGGTGCTGGCGATGCCACTGTTCATCGCTGGCGTGGCATCGATGTTTGTCAGCCTGCGTTTCTTTGGCGCTTACAAACACGCCTTGATCGCCACCCAAAAAGCCCTCGACACCCCCGAAGAGCCTCAAGCCTGGATCGCCCTGGCAGCCCGGCGGCGTGTGGCCTTTCTCGCTGCGTGCCTGCCGGCATGGATCGGCGCCCTGGCGGTGTTCGTGGGGCTGGAGGCGGTGCCGCTGATGCTGCTGGCGTTGTCCACGGCGGTATTGTTCTACCTGTATCGCATCCCGCGTCAGCTCGGTTGA
- the ispA gene encoding (2E,6E)-farnesyl diphosphate synthase, with the protein MIGAYQAGSQARVNAALDTLFTAPGPELARLYEAMRYSVMNGGKRVRPLLAYAACEALGGAPEQANGAACAVELIHAYSLVHDDLPAMDDDDLRRGQPTTHKKFDEACAILAGDGLQSLAFSALLEPALNDCPAQIRLDMVSALALAAGPAGMVGGQAIDLGSVGLKLDQSALEYMHRHKTGALIEASVKLGALASGRATPDQLQALQTYARAIGLAFQVQDDILDVESDTQTLGKRQGADIARDKPTYPALLGLDAAKAYALELRDQALSALRPFDAAAEPLRELARYIVERRS; encoded by the coding sequence ATGATCGGCGCCTATCAGGCCGGCAGCCAGGCCCGGGTCAACGCGGCGCTGGATACCCTGTTCACCGCCCCAGGTCCTGAGCTGGCGCGTTTGTACGAGGCCATGCGCTACAGCGTGATGAACGGCGGCAAGCGTGTGCGTCCGCTGCTGGCTTATGCGGCGTGCGAAGCCTTGGGCGGTGCGCCTGAACAGGCCAATGGCGCGGCCTGTGCGGTGGAACTGATCCACGCGTATTCGCTGGTCCATGATGATTTGCCGGCCATGGACGACGACGATTTGCGTCGCGGTCAACCCACCACCCACAAGAAATTCGACGAAGCCTGCGCGATCCTGGCCGGTGACGGCTTGCAAAGCCTGGCCTTCAGCGCCCTGCTGGAGCCGGCGCTGAACGATTGCCCGGCACAGATTCGCCTGGACATGGTCAGCGCCCTGGCGCTGGCGGCCGGTCCGGCCGGGATGGTCGGCGGCCAGGCCATTGACCTCGGCTCGGTGGGCCTCAAGCTGGATCAGAGCGCACTGGAATACATGCATCGGCACAAGACCGGCGCCTTGATCGAGGCCAGCGTCAAACTCGGTGCCCTGGCCAGCGGCAGGGCCACGCCTGACCAACTGCAAGCCTTGCAGACCTACGCCCGGGCCATTGGCCTGGCGTTTCAGGTGCAGGACGACATACTCGACGTCGAAAGCGATACCCAGACCCTGGGCAAACGCCAGGGCGCCGATATCGCTCGCGACAAACCGACCTACCCGGCCCTGCTCGGCCTCGACGCCGCCAAGGCCTATGCCCTGGAGTTGCGCGACCAGGCCCTGAGCGCGCTGCGACCCTTTGACGCGGCAGCCGAACCGTTGCGCGAGCTGGCGCGATATATCGTCGAACGCCGCAGCTGA
- the dxs gene encoding 1-deoxy-D-xylulose-5-phosphate synthase — protein MPTTFQEIPRKRPTTPLLDRANTPDGLRRLGEAELETLADELRLELLYTVGQTGGHFGAGLGVIELTIALHYVFDTPDDRLVWDVGHQAYPHKILTGRRERMGTLRQKDGVAAFPRRSESEYDTFGVGHSSTSISAALGMAIAAARLQNSERKAIAVIGDGALTAGMAFEALNHAPEVNANMLVILNDNDMSISRNVGGLSNYLAKILSSRTYASMREGSKKVLSRLPGAWEIARRTEEYAKGMLVPGTLFEELGWNYIGPIDGHDLPTLIATLRNMRDLKGPQFLHVVTKKGKGFAPAEVDPIGYHAITKLEPVDAPAAAPKKAGGPKYSAVFGQWLCDMAAADPRLVGITPAMKEGSDLVAFSERYPQRYFDVAIAEQHAVTLAAGMACEGAKPVVAIYSTFLQRGYDQLVHDVAVQNLDVLFAIDRAGLVGEDGPTHAGSFDLSFLRCIPGMLLMTPSDENELRKMLTTGHLFNGPAAVRYPRGSGPNATIEADLEPIEIGKGVIRRQGKQTALLVFGVQLAEALKVAETLDATVVDMRFVKPLDETLVREMAGSHELLVTVEENAIMGGAGAAVSEFLARENILKSVLHLGLPDIYVEHAKPAQMLAECGLDEAGIEGAVRQRLQLLGR, from the coding sequence ATGCCCACGACGTTTCAAGAGATTCCCCGCAAACGCCCGACCACGCCGCTGCTGGACCGGGCCAACACGCCGGACGGCTTGCGTCGCCTGGGTGAAGCCGAGCTGGAAACCCTGGCCGATGAGTTGCGCCTGGAGCTGCTCTACACAGTCGGCCAGACCGGCGGACACTTCGGTGCCGGCCTTGGCGTCATCGAGCTGACGATCGCGCTGCATTACGTGTTCGACACTCCGGACGACCGGCTGGTGTGGGACGTCGGTCATCAGGCCTATCCGCATAAAATCCTCACTGGCCGTCGCGAGCGCATGGGCACGCTGCGCCAGAAGGACGGCGTGGCAGCGTTCCCACGGCGCTCCGAGAGCGAATACGACACTTTTGGTGTCGGCCATTCCAGCACCTCCATCAGCGCCGCCCTGGGCATGGCGATTGCCGCCGCCCGTCTGCAAAACAGCGAGCGCAAGGCGATTGCCGTGATCGGCGATGGCGCACTGACGGCAGGCATGGCTTTCGAGGCGCTGAACCACGCGCCGGAAGTCAATGCCAACATGCTGGTGATCCTCAACGACAACGACATGTCGATCTCCCGCAACGTCGGTGGGTTGTCCAACTACCTGGCGAAGATTCTTTCCAGCCGCACCTACGCCAGCATGCGCGAAGGCAGCAAGAAGGTGCTCTCGCGCCTGCCTGGCGCCTGGGAAATCGCCCGCCGCACCGAGGAATACGCCAAGGGCATGCTGGTGCCCGGCACGCTGTTCGAAGAGCTGGGCTGGAACTACATCGGCCCCATCGACGGCCATGACCTGCCCACACTGATCGCGACCCTGCGCAACATGCGCGATCTCAAAGGCCCACAGTTCCTGCACGTGGTGACCAAGAAAGGCAAAGGCTTCGCCCCGGCGGAAGTCGACCCGATCGGTTACCACGCCATCACCAAGCTCGAACCGGTGGATGCCCCGGCCGCCGCCCCGAAAAAGGCCGGCGGACCGAAATATTCAGCGGTGTTTGGCCAATGGCTGTGCGACATGGCCGCCGCTGACCCGCGTCTGGTGGGCATCACCCCGGCGATGAAGGAAGGCTCGGACCTGGTGGCCTTCAGCGAACGCTACCCGCAGCGCTACTTCGACGTGGCGATTGCCGAGCAGCACGCCGTCACCCTCGCCGCCGGCATGGCGTGCGAAGGCGCAAAACCGGTGGTGGCGATTTATTCGACCTTCCTGCAACGCGGCTACGACCAGCTTGTTCATGACGTCGCGGTGCAGAACCTCGATGTGCTGTTCGCCATCGACCGCGCAGGTTTGGTAGGCGAAGACGGCCCGACCCACGCCGGCAGCTTCGATCTTTCGTTCCTGCGCTGCATCCCTGGCATGCTGCTGATGACGCCGAGCGATGAAAACGAGTTGCGCAAAATGCTCACCACCGGGCACCTGTTCAATGGCCCGGCGGCGGTGCGCTACCCTCGCGGCAGCGGCCCGAACGCGACCATTGAAGCTGATCTTGAACCGATCGAAATCGGCAAGGGCGTGATCCGCCGCCAGGGCAAGCAGACCGCCCTGCTGGTGTTTGGCGTACAACTGGCCGAGGCCCTGAAGGTCGCCGAAACCCTGGACGCCACCGTGGTGGACATGCGTTTCGTCAAACCCCTGGACGAAACCCTGGTGCGCGAGATGGCCGGCAGTCACGAACTGCTGGTGACCGTTGAGGAAAACGCCATCATGGGCGGCGCCGGGGCGGCGGTCAGCGAATTCCTGGCCCGGGAAAACATCCTCAAGTCGGTGCTGCACCTGGGCCTGCCGGACATCTACGTCGAACACGCCAAACCGGCGCAGATGCTGGCCGAATGCGGGCTGGACGAGGCCGGGATCGAAGGGGCGGTGCGCCAGCGGTTGCAACTGCTGGGCCGGTAA